The following are encoded together in the Geitlerinema sp. PCC 9228 genome:
- a CDS encoding Asr1405/Asl0597 family protein gives MEAPKTVEDTVEIEQIDWAQRWQAYRRLQELAIPCWCATNQPLRVRLSSFHAMIQLDSVLRQLTYDRRELATWLEDCWKLDSNR, from the coding sequence ATGGAAGCACCAAAAACCGTTGAAGACACTGTGGAAATAGAGCAGATTGATTGGGCCCAAAGATGGCAGGCATATCGGCGGCTGCAAGAACTTGCCATTCCCTGCTGGTGTGCCACCAACCAACCTTTACGGGTGCGTCTATCGAGCTTTCACGCCATGATTCAACTCGATAGCGTACTGCGACAGCTGACCTACGACCGCCGAGAACTGGCAACTTGGCTGGAAGACTGCTGGAAACTCGATTCCAACCGATAA
- a CDS encoding (2Fe-2S) ferredoxin domain-containing protein produces the protein MGKSKKQVSPFQLEGQFLGFVYKNGKPKKSFRLSTQAGEYDLKLQLPKSSRYLLQQRLQPGIWVQVQGEEVLHLKKNERKRKVYHIVPVGAAVEGETATPAASETAKATKETSYWQVDNPPSVARNTTTSQPQGKILLCRKSSCRKRGADCIHKALAEAVSDRGLQGKIAIQPTGCMKKCKAGPNLLVMPDKTRYKSIQPEEIPQLLEQHFQPSTVKQPDAIAQ, from the coding sequence ATGGGTAAAAGTAAAAAGCAAGTATCTCCGTTTCAATTAGAAGGGCAATTTCTAGGATTTGTGTACAAAAATGGCAAACCCAAGAAATCGTTTCGACTGTCTACCCAGGCAGGGGAATATGACCTGAAACTTCAGCTTCCCAAATCCAGCCGCTATTTGCTGCAGCAAAGACTACAACCAGGAATTTGGGTGCAAGTGCAGGGGGAAGAGGTGCTACACCTGAAAAAGAACGAACGCAAACGCAAGGTCTACCACATCGTTCCCGTTGGTGCAGCGGTTGAAGGGGAAACAGCTACCCCTGCAGCTAGCGAAACGGCTAAAGCGACAAAAGAAACATCCTACTGGCAGGTTGACAACCCCCCATCAGTGGCTCGCAATACCACAACCAGCCAGCCGCAAGGCAAGATTTTGCTGTGTAGAAAGTCAAGCTGCCGCAAACGGGGGGCTGATTGCATTCATAAGGCACTTGCCGAGGCAGTTAGCGATCGCGGTTTGCAGGGAAAAATTGCTATCCAACCCACCGGCTGTATGAAAAAATGTAAAGCCGGTCCCAATCTTCTGGTGATGCCAGATAAGACACGCTACAAAAGCATTCAACCGGAAGAAATTCCCCAGCTGTTGGAACAGCATTTTCAACCATCTACGGTTAAGCAACCAGATGCGATCGCGCAATAA
- a CDS encoding iron uptake porin encodes MKHKIYTSLVATPLLLGLAGHSVGATPENEPTKVSELLDSSKSLQQVTSVSQLRDVQPTDWAFQALQSLVERYGCIAGYPDRTFRGNRAMTRYEFAAGLNACMEVMTQLIEQSTADLVRQEDLATLQRLQEEFQAELATLRGRVDSLESRTAELEANQFSTTTRLTGFAYFFLADTFGGEDLPGGGDTQTTFSGVGYLSFETSFSGEDLLRTRIVGGNLPNFDRSETGTNMTQVFARFDTGNDIIFDEFFYRFPVNDSITAWATITGTDIDDIFSQAASTSLNGNALSDFSQHNPLIYEETTGAGFGVNFQLSENLRVDAIYMTSPGDAADSGLGQGFFNGDYATGLQVSYSGGDRFDVSLAYLNSFANNGSANLGGTEGSLNADQPFGDSDTMGHHVGLQAAFRPSSSFEIGAWGGFVFANQTDSDDNATIFTTAVQLAFPDLGGEGNLAGLVIGIPPKAIDNDDSLREDDDTSILVEASYKYQITDNISLTPGVIWVINPEHESGNEDIVLGALQTVFFF; translated from the coding sequence ATGAAGCACAAGATCTATACATCTTTAGTAGCGACTCCCCTTTTGTTAGGCTTGGCTGGTCACTCGGTAGGTGCAACTCCCGAAAACGAACCTACCAAAGTGTCAGAGCTGTTAGATTCATCAAAATCTCTGCAGCAAGTTACTTCCGTATCACAACTGCGGGACGTACAGCCTACCGACTGGGCTTTTCAAGCGCTGCAATCCCTCGTAGAACGCTATGGCTGCATTGCGGGATATCCCGACCGCACCTTCCGCGGCAACCGGGCGATGACCCGGTACGAATTTGCAGCGGGTCTGAACGCCTGCATGGAGGTAATGACCCAGCTAATCGAACAAAGTACGGCTGATTTAGTTCGTCAAGAAGATTTAGCCACCCTGCAACGCTTGCAAGAGGAATTCCAAGCGGAACTGGCTACCTTGCGCGGACGGGTAGACAGCTTGGAATCACGTACGGCAGAATTAGAAGCCAATCAGTTTTCTACCACCACTAGGCTCACAGGTTTTGCTTACTTTTTCCTAGCAGATACCTTTGGTGGCGAGGATTTGCCTGGAGGTGGCGACACGCAAACCACCTTTAGTGGCGTTGGTTACCTGAGTTTTGAAACCAGTTTTTCTGGAGAGGATTTGTTGCGGACTCGCATCGTGGGAGGCAACTTGCCCAACTTCGACCGCAGCGAAACGGGAACCAATATGACCCAAGTGTTCGCGCGTTTCGATACGGGCAACGATATTATCTTTGATGAGTTTTTCTATCGCTTTCCTGTCAACGATAGCATTACGGCTTGGGCTACAATTACAGGAACGGATATTGACGATATCTTTTCCCAAGCGGCTAGCACTTCTCTAAATGGCAACGCCCTATCCGATTTCAGCCAACACAATCCACTGATCTACGAAGAAACCACCGGTGCTGGTTTTGGTGTGAATTTTCAACTAAGCGAAAACTTGCGGGTTGATGCCATCTACATGACCAGTCCGGGGGATGCTGCGGATTCTGGTTTGGGACAGGGATTTTTCAACGGCGACTACGCCACTGGTTTGCAGGTAAGTTATTCTGGTGGCGATCGCTTTGATGTCTCTTTAGCCTATCTCAACAGTTTCGCCAACAACGGCAGTGCCAATTTAGGGGGAACCGAAGGTAGCCTCAACGCCGACCAACCCTTTGGCGATAGCGATACCATGGGTCACCACGTGGGGCTGCAAGCCGCCTTTCGTCCGAGTTCCAGCTTTGAAATCGGTGCTTGGGGAGGCTTTGTCTTTGCTAACCAAACAGATAGCGACGACAACGCCACCATCTTTACCACGGCTGTACAATTGGCTTTCCCCGATTTAGGTGGAGAAGGCAATCTAGCTGGCTTGGTCATTGGCATTCCACCAAAAGCAATTGACAACGATGACAGTTTGCGGGAAGACGATGATACTTCCATTCTTGTGGAAGCGTCCTATAAATACCAAATTACTGACAATATTTCTCTTACCCCCGGTGTGATTTGGGTTATTAACCCAGAACACGAAAGCGGCAACGAGGATATTGTCTTAGGTGCTTTGCAAACTGTTTTCTTCTTCTAA